In Solanum lycopersicum chromosome 3, SLM_r2.1, the genomic stretch aatattgtttttctattttttttttaaattttgtttctctttcttcttatactttaccttatttttcttttatattttctccttcttatttttttataattttttttacatcttttccttttatataaatttttattttttattctttcaacatgaataaactaattgatttttttaaaaaaagtttcgCATTAAAAGAAATGTAAAGATAGTGTaggtttgatttattttatttttatttttattcttctctttttaaaaaataaataaatacagttTTATTAAATATACGAAGTGAGAAAGTAACTTAACAAATAAGAACTAAATTTCATCTAATTATTACTAACTGCATACTGTAGAATATTAAGCTTCGAATTTTAATGAAGAATAAGATAAAAGGAAACTTTAAAGCAAGCAAGAATAAATACatgttatataaattttactcaaatttaataatataaaatctcaATCTATTTCATATCACAATGTAAAAATTAAACATTGCATAAATTTAAAACACTTTATATCATTGAAACCATATCTTGCATGATTCTGAaacaaaataatgtaataaagaTCAAGGGTTATCTTTGGtgaaaattaattcacaaagaAAATACCTCGATAAAGGACCACGAATTTGAAGCCTTaaatttcactatttttgagttgttttttttttttgtgcatGTGTTCCTTAgggaaaaaaaaaggtgaaaagctttctttttttttgtttttcttttcttggatttctgaaatttttcttttcctttgtaccactttttcttctttttctcttttctcctccCATTATTAGTgtatatgtatttatgtatatgtgtgtacATGTGTATGGAAGAGTTGGATTAGTGGAGTGGGGTGTGGGGTGAGTGGAGAGAAATGGTGAAGTGGGGGTGGGATAATGGGTaggttaatttcttttaatttttttttgttataaaataataataatattaattaagaaaaattaaatagctagattaaaaaaaatataaaaaattaaaatcactaattaattaaaactttgaatgaataaataaaaatataccttaaagtgttattctatttttttgtggttttcatatcttttaaaaataaatttaacaaaataagataaaagtcaaaatatttgtaaaaaatatttaagctcTAAAAAggatataaaacttaaattcggtaaaaaattatgtgtctATACTGATTACATAGTAAAACGAAATGAATTAGCATTTATTCATGAAGATGAAACTTAGAAATAAAGCTGGATTATGTTTGAATTAACAAAAAACGCATTCAGCTGGACTTAGATTTTTAAAATGGATTTTGGATGAACCAAACTTATATGAGCAGGAAACCAAAGCAGCAGCTATACTTCAAGCAAACTTCCACGatataattgattaaatatCATTTCTAATAGCTAATACACGAATAAAACATCTAAATGAATAATTGAGCTTTTAGCGGAGAAAGAATCTTACGAATTGAGTTGTTCGAGTCTAATTTATTCAACAACTCTTTTGCTAGTCCTCTTGATGTGAATAAGCTGTTGTTAGGCTAATGATTTGATAATACAGTGATGTAGTTACTTGAACTCGCAAGTAACTGCATGAAATTCATTTCGGATCATAGACCAACAATGCGACAATTTTATCAGACTGTTAGTGCGATTCTCGAGTCCAAGACCAAACAGGGGACTATGGAATATAGTTGCACTTGGACTACAAGCAGGGGAAGGGCCATCAATGGTATAAGTAGCTTTGGTTCAAACAATATGTTGGTATGTTGTGTGAAATCTTATAGTCGCTATTAAAACTCGAGAACTTTGATTAAGTATAAAGGGGTAGGTATTGGTGACAGACCATAGTTGTAAACACCACCACTATTTACATTGTTACAATATTATAGAGCTTGATGTatttgcaaaaatatatattggcAATCTAacatcttttttctattttcgtAATAGGCAATAATGACATCTCAAAATGATGAGAATCTGCCTACTTCATCTTCTAATGGTATTTCCTTAGAGGTTGAGAGTCCGAGGCCTTCACAAATTGATGAAGTTGTTGTAtcgagaaaaagaaagagatattCTAAAGCATGGAAGCATTTCTAGTTAGTGTATGTTGATGGTGTTCCATATGGTCAGTGTAAGTATTGTAATTCTCGATATAAAAATGCTAAAAATTACGGGGCGAAGTCTATGTGGAATCATTTATGTAAGTGCCCTAATAAGTCAAAAAGTGAAATAGGGGGTGAATGATGAAGGACACTATTGTGATCAAGATGTTTCACGAAAACAACTATCACATGCCATTATTTTACACAATTATCCACTCTTTATAGTTGATCATGTGGAATTTAGGAACTTTGTTACGAGTCTCCAACCTATGTTTAAAATGGTTTCAAGAAATACAATAACGTACtgaaaatttttgataatttgaaaTCAAAGACTGCTAAGTTGTTGGATAAAGTCACAAGTAGAGTTGCAATAATAACCGATATGTGGACTTCAAATGGCAACAAGAAAGGATTTATGGCTATTAGTGAGCATTTTATTGATGATTCATGCAGTATTCAAAGtcacatttttatgtttgtttatttTCCCGCACCACATGATAAAGATGCGTTATGTAGTGCTTTGGTTAATTGTTTGTTTGATTGGAATCTTGAACGGAACATCAACTATCACAGTTGATAATTCTAGTACTAACAATGCAATGATGAGAACCTTATTGGATGAGAAACTTAATAAAAGAGATTTGTTATTGGATGACCGAGTGTTTCATATACGTTGTGATGCACACATCTTAAATCTGATTGTCCAAGAAGGTTAAAGGTGATAGGAGAAAGTATTGGCAAAATACGTGATAGTATCTTATATTGGATTGGATCATCCGGTAGAATTGAGAGATTTGAAGAAAATGCATGTCTACTACGTTGTTCTTGTAAGAAGAATTTGGAGTATGATTGTCCTACCCGTTGGAATTCAACATATCTAATGTTGAGAACAACCTTAAAATACTAAGAAGTGTTTAAGAAACTGTGTCTAACTGACTTAAACTATAAGTCGTATCCAACGGAAGAGCAATGGAGTCATGCAGAAGATGTTTGTGGGAAGCTCAAACTCTTTTACCATATCACTAAACAATTTTCAAGGACTCAATATCCAACTTCCAGTCAATACTTTACAAAAGTTTGTGAAATTAAGATGGAGTTGGAAGATCGGGCGAAAAACATTAATTAGCTCTTTGGCGTCTGCTATgttattaaaatttcaaaagtattGGATGATGTGCATGTTATGATAGATATACTACAATCTTTGATCCAAGATGTAAGATGAAGTTTGTAGAGTACTTTCTTCCACAAATTTATGGTAAGGATGCTTTAactaaaatttgagaaattcgATCTCACTGTTATGATCTCTTTCATGATTATAATAGTAGACTATCTTCTCCAAGGGGGTCATTTGAAGTATCTAGCTCTAGTGAAGTCACTAATCCTATTTAAGACGGTCGActattgaactttgatagatttGTTGCTTTGAGTCAAGCTACCACGGAGATGAAATCAGAGttgaatttatatttagaaGAGAGTTTGCTACCCAGGACTCCATCATTTGATAACTTGAGTTGGTGGAAGACAAATGGATTGAAATATCCTACTTTGCAAAAGATGGCTCGTGATCTCTTTAGAAGCTTTAATGTGTGCTCGCACATGATTTTGGAATGAAATAAATGGTATGCAATTTTTCCACTGTCATCTTATTAGTTATTCAATTCTTACaagtatataattttcttttcagATTTGACTTCAACCATCGATAAAGTGTCATGTCCAACGTTGATTGATGAAGAGAAAGAGTTGGAGTTTAGTTTCATGCCCCATGTTGATtgatgtgtttgtgtgtgtgcgcgcgcgatGTCCTGATTGTTGTTGTGAATCGGGTAGGGCGGGGCAGGGCTTAACGGGGCGGAGAAATCTGTTTGAAAGATGTTAAATGGGGCACGGTAGGGCGGGTAAGAATGTTAATAGGTCAAAGCTTCCCCTGCCCTAACCCGCCTCATTTACGtctctagtatatatatatatatatatataagaattgaAGTTTACGGGTGCACGTACACTTCTACCTATCTATGTAGGGCCGCCTATGCTTGTGAAGTAGAGAGAGTGTTTTCAACTGATCATCGGCTCAAGTAAAGTACATGAAatcaattatgaaaataatatggAAAGAATAGCAGCAAcgacaaataatataatattcccTTCGTTCTATATTATATGTCACTTTTTTACTGTGCACATGCATGCATTAAGAAATGATGTAATTTTATCGTTCTacccttatttaattttttttaaactcaagttttcaatcaatgaatatgaattgatttattttgattaattaatttaaccaatGAACATGAATCATTTGCTTAAGTTCTCTAATTAGTTGGTCAAATGTATATTTTCAATCCTAATAACTTACAAGGGTAAAGAAGGAATAAATATGCTACTTTATgcattgattttatgaaatgacaagTATTATGATTTAACTATTTATCGAAAGGGATGCCATATAAATTGGGATGGAGATAGTAACAGGAGCAAATGGTAATACTAGAATCTAAGAGTAAGATAATaagaaagtaataataataattaataggtATTTCTAATAATAATACAGAGAAAATCACTTAACTGCCCACTAACATTCTACCCTAATTCATAACCTCCCACACTACGGTAATCTATCTTCCCTGAGTGGAGGATGATATACACACAAGAAATTCGAACAGCGTGAGTATGATTTTCCACAAAGTAGCACTAATTTATCGTCatctaaattatttgaaatttcagaacgaataaaagaaaaaattgcgTATGAAGAAGATAGGAGCACATGGGATCCCCTGAAAAATAGCTGTTTAGTCATCTGCTTAAGGGATTAAAGAGAATATTAGCTAAGCTTGTTCCTTAAATTGCACATTATAATACTTGAGCATCAAGTCAAAACATCACATGTACGGACCTCAAGACATGTTATTGGCTTTCTTTGTGTCCACCCTATATATGTAACAATAACacttaaaattcatcatattacatGTACATATTTTGATCAATTCTTGTTTTGCACCAATGAAATGTctgtaaattgaaattgtaatgaCGTATATCATCACGTTAAGCAACTCAACAAGGTCAACCTACATTCATAATTGTGACATTAATTAAAACTGATGTATTCAGCGTAAAACCAGAGAAAAGCATTAGCCACTCTCTATTTAAATATTGAGGTGAATTTTAAGTGATCCACAAAACAAGGATCTAAAAATGAAGGAAGGACTTTAGTAGTCCAATATTTTTGAatagacataatatataaatttgttcTCAACTTGATTTTTGCTGATATCTATGTCCTTCAATTTTAAGTGTCCATATGTAGAcgtttaaacttgtataaaattgaataaatagacaGGCACATACGTCTAACGTGACATCCAACATGGAAATTATGTGTCCTGCATATATTATGTCACATAGAATACATTTGTCTacatgtttaattttatacaagtttaaatattaatttgtgCACACTCAAAGTTGGAGGACAGTGAAGTAAAGTTAAAAATAGCATATTTATGTCTTAAGTCTTTTGAATATGAAATGAAGTTTGATTTGTGGTTTCATTTTCTTATAGCTCTTAATTTGCCACCCAAAATATTTCAGAAGCCAACTGTCCTTTGACATTGCACTTCTCTTCCAGTTTCTCTCTAGCTACTAGTATAAGAAGTCACTTACTCTATCGACAAGTTCAATTAATAAACACAATGTCAAATTATAAGTTCAATTCTTTGCTCCTTATACTCTGTTCTCTTTCTCTGTTCCTAAACCAATCCTTGTCCAATACCGATGATCAAGAAACGAGTGCTCATGACAATAACTGGTGGTGTAGCAAAACTCCTCATCCTGATCCATGTAATCACTTTATGTCATCTGGTGATGTCCAACCCAAAAATAAATCCGAGTTTCGGACCATGACGGTCCAAGTGGCTATGGATCATGTAATTCAAGTGCAGAATCATGCAAAGAATGTAAGCCAGAAGTGCAGGGGAAAACGAAAGAAGTTAGTGTGGATGGATTGTGAAAAGCTCATGGATGATACTATCCTCCAATTGAGTCGTAGTCTCGATGGCATCAAATCAAATTCAAGTTCTGATTTTGATGCACAAACTTGGCTCAGTGCCTCGTTGACAAACATCGAGACCTGTCTATCAGGATCGAATGATCTCAATGTTTCCAACATCCTCCAACCGAATTTATCCACTAATGTTTCTCAGCTGATTAGTAATTGTTTAGCTGTGAATGGTGAGTTCATGGACGCGGAAAATACAACACAAGTTGGTGGATTTCCAAATTGGCTTTCGAATAGGGAAAGAAAGTTGTTGCAAACTTCGTCAATAGATTTAATGGCTACTAAGGCGAATTATGTCGTGGCTAAAGATAAATCAGGTCGATTTCGGTCCATTCAGGCTGCAATAAACTATGCAGCATCGAAGAGAGTTGGAAATGAAAGAATCGTTATATATATCAAAAGGGGTGTTTATAAAGAGAATATTTTGGTAGGTCCTACAATGGGGAAAATCATGTTAGTTGGTGATGGCTTAAGATACACTATAATCACAGGAAGCCGCAGTGTTGCTGCTGGTTTCACAACTTACAGTACTGCAACTGTTGGTAATGACTCTCGAGCTTCCTCTCTGTTTCGTTTTCAGTTTtgtctttcaatttctttcGTTTTATATCAATATGGTTTCATCTTTCATGAATTGAAGTAGATTAATGCGTAATTACAGAAGCATAATGCAAGGGATTTAGCTACTTCTAGTTCATTGGCATTAAGTAAAACAACCGAAACCACAGAGGAATTCCATGTAGAATGAACAAAATTGTGGGAAATGTCTAGGGATTTTGCTCTTCTACTTTTTTTCGCGGGTAAATAATAACACTTCCCTTTTTAGTCGtcccaaaataaaaatagtacatTTTTGAAACACATAGTAaacaatttgatttttaaatgtcTATTTCACTCttcacatattttttagataacaaatattaaaaatttttcttttttgcttaAATTTCGTATCAAGTCAAACTACTTGTTATAAATTGGGAAGGAGAGAGTAGTTCGTCCCAGTTGCATCTAATGCATATTGCTTCATAGCATAATAAGGTGGAGAATCATTGTAATACATAATTCCATCAAAAAGGTTGAGGCCAAACTATATGTTTTTGAAGAAGTACGTTTTGTTATATCTCTCTACACTCTACTTTGTGTAAGGGTTGACGTCCAAAACAGACTTTAGGAAACATTAGGCATTATGTGAGTTAAGTTACGCCAAATTGgcataatttttctttatatcgGGATTCGGTAGTCAACCACCTCCCTAATACTGTCACTGGAAGGATCATGAcatactttttattaaaatattgagaaatgCTTAAAAATCAAAGgacaaaacaatcaaaaaaaaattaagctaaTTAAAGGTCAAATGCTATTTTGGCGGATCATTTTGTTGCATTCAATTCCTTTCACGTGCAACAATTCTTAAGGGGAACAATCTGCATTTTGAAATTACTATAATTTATCAGGTCAGATCTTAGATTtctgaattaaaaaaataatgtatacgAACATGTTTTCTGAGATTGAGAAACGAGGttgacatattttttattttatttttactagtaaAATAATGAGAGCATATGGTACATTAATtgtaaataatttgaaattacaaTGTTTTAGGGGTGGATGGAATTGGATTTATCGCTCGAGGCATCACATTCCGTAACACAGCAGGGCCACAAAACGGCCAAGCAGTAGCTCTACGATCAGCATCTGATCTATCAGTATTCTATGCTTGTGGTTTCGAAGGCTATCAAGACACCCTATTTGTTCAATCTCAACGACAATTCTACAAATCATGTTATATCTATGGAACCATAGATTTCATCTTTGGCAACGCTGCAGTTGTTTTCCAAAACTGCATGATTTACGTCCGCAAACCATTATGGGGACAAGTAAACGTGATCACAGCACAAGGAAGAAACGATCCATTTCAAAACACAGCAATTTCAATTCACAACTCTAGAATTATGGCAGCTCCTGATCTTCGTCCAGTAATTGGATCGTTCCAAACATATTTGGGACGTCCATGGCAGCAATATTCAAGAACGGTTATCATGAAGACTTATTTAGATACATTGATTAATCGAGCAGGCTGGTTGACATGGTTAGATTCTAATTTTGCTTTGAGTACGTTGTACTACGCGGAATATGGTAATATTGGACCAGCGTCATCGACTAGGTTTAGGGTGAAGTGGCCTGGTTATCACGTCATAAAAAATGGAAATGTTGCTTCTAAGTATACAGTTGCAAGCCTTATAGCTGGACGGGCGTGGTTGCCTTCAACTGGGGTCCCATTCACTGGGGGGCTGTGAAGAAcaagtgttattattattacacaCTTTTATTTGccttgttatttttctttcttattttttcattgattCTTCTTTTTTGTACGTGTCATGCCATTATGACATATAAATGGATTTATGGATACTATTATGATACATTGAAATTCCACATAAGatctatataatttttgaatagggcggattgaaattttttttgatgggttgaagatttaattttattcaattggAAGATGTCTTgtgatatataataataatatcttaaaataaattgttagtTGTAACTTGTAAGGGTAAAAATAGGTTGAAAGATGAATTgaatagtatttttattaaaaaaagaaaaaatacataagtattTTCTCAATCTATATTCGAAATTCTAGAGGCacacttataatatactaaTGTCTATTACccttctgaacttattttataagtaattttatatcccttttcggcctacgtgacaccagtttgaaagaaaaaaacaaccaGCATTGGGCCACaagattattaataaaataagttcaaggggatAATAAGACctttgtatagtataagtgtgtttctgaGATTTCGAACATATGTTGAAGAGTACTTTTGTATTATCccttaaataaatgaatgaaaatatatttaaaccgTTTCGAACAGTCTCAAAATATTTGTGACCCTTTTAAGCACACAATTTTACATGGGAAACCCTTTCATTGAGAAAAGGGTGAAGTCAGgctctttttaataatatgaaaagTTCGGGGCAAGCTTTTAAGTTTAGTAAATATACCTAggcccccttttttttttttaatcactaCTGGTAATTAGGGGTCCCTTTCTATAATTTGAAAAGCTTGGAGATATTTTGCTACGAGCttgcttaattttttaaaaatgtaaatgcTTCTGTTTGAATAGATAGAAGTTGAgaatattttagatatttaatgCATAGAAGGAGTAATTCAGTTAGAAACCTTATTAACTCTGGATAGTTATCAGTTGTTTTATGAGGATCCATTAAAATTCAAGTTAAGGGAATtgtcttaaaatattatttgtgttttatttagGATTAAAATATCACCCAACTATCACTATTTTACAATTCAAAAACATGATTCTCTCATAgttggcatgacatgacattaaagtctttttttaataatagagtaatttaattcattaaactcatttaactaaaataatgatcatattgtttttaattttttaaattaatttatcaagaataaaattttcatacttaaatcttttatcataattaaactttttattttttttatgttatgcagAATGTGTTTTTAAATGGTACTATaatctcattaattttaaatactaataaaCACATACATTCGGAAAAAATATTGATGCATAAATCACTCATGAACGTCAAGTTActacaattaatcataaattgtataataaatcaataatattaaagatcgatcaaaaaatattgatatacaaatcaATCATGAACGCCAATTTACTTCAAAGATTAGACCACTTTGGTGATTAACTAATCTCATAtgcataatttcaaaataaaatacatcatgATAGAGGATAATTATTTCACTTAATAATACCTATTACCGTtttcaaataaggaaaacatTAATGTTATGAAAAATCACTAGTTTTTAAACCATGCTCTTG encodes the following:
- the LOC101248083 gene encoding probable pectinesterase/pectinesterase inhibitor 59; this encodes MSNYKFNSLLLILCSLSLFLNQSLSNTDDQETSAHDNNWWCSKTPHPDPCNHFMSSGDVQPKNKSEFRTMTVQVAMDHVIQVQNHAKNVSQKCRGKRKKLVWMDCEKLMDDTILQLSRSLDGIKSNSSSDFDAQTWLSASLTNIETCLSGSNDLNVSNILQPNLSTNVSQLISNCLAVNGEFMDAENTTQVGGFPNWLSNRERKLLQTSSIDLMATKANYVVAKDKSGRFRSIQAAINYAASKRVGNERIVIYIKRGVYKENILVGPTMGKIMLVGDGLRYTIITGSRSVAAGFTTYSTATVGVDGIGFIARGITFRNTAGPQNGQAVALRSASDLSVFYACGFEGYQDTLFVQSQRQFYKSCYIYGTIDFIFGNAAVVFQNCMIYVRKPLWGQVNVITAQGRNDPFQNTAISIHNSRIMAAPDLRPVIGSFQTYLGRPWQQYSRTVIMKTYLDTLINRAGWLTWLDSNFALSTLYYAEYGNIGPASSTRFRVKWPGYHVIKNGNVASKYTVASLIAGRAWLPSTGVPFTGGL